In the genome of Haloarcula sp. DT43, the window GATCGTCGATTGTCTTCGTCGTCAGCGTCCCCTTCGAGCGTGCGATCTCTGCCTGCTCGTACGCGTCGTCTATCTTCTCCTCCCAGTCGTCCTCGTCGTCTTCGCACTCCTCGGGCGCCTCGACGGCGACCGCGTCGTCCGTCTCGCTTGCTCCGAGCGCCACAGCCAGCTCGCTGACGGCGGCGACCGCCTGTTCGTACGCGTCGCGATCGTCTTGGCCGAGGGCCTCGGCGTCGATCCGCTTCAGCGCCGACAGGGCTTGGTGGGCGTATTCTTCGTCGCTCACACGCTAACCAACACAATCCAGAATAATAGGGTTTGTGTTGGTTAGGCCGAACCCGCCACTATCGATGTGTTCGCACACCCCACTGTTTCATGTGTAACAGCCGAAAAGAACGCCGCTATTACCGTTTGGCGACTTATTAGCTTAGGCGTCGATGTCGCCCAGGACTTCCTCCAGCGTATCGCGTAGGGCTCTAGCCTCTTCGATGTCTAACTTCGCGCCCATTGTCTCGTCGTACGCGAGGGGCTTTCGAACAATAGCTTCGAGAGTGACTGTCTGTGATTCGGTTCCGACGTTGATATCGATCGGGAGTTCGGACTGCTGACTGCCGTTATCGACGTAGCCTTCAATCTCTCGCAGCGTCGTGTGGTTGTGTGCCACGCTGGCGGGGTTAGGCGTTGACACTTAAGAACGTTCGCTTACCCTGCATATTGCAACTATATTCGTACGAATATCGAATCAGTGTCTGACATACTTATTTGTATCTCGGATATGTATACAGTATCTGTATATGGTATCGGTGAAACGAGCGGCCACGTATGTCGAAAAAGGCGGCGTTGGAAAGACGACCAGCGCGGCCCATATCGCCGTTGCAGCGCACGAACAGGGCGAAAACGTCCTGTTGGTTGACCTCGCTGGAACACAGAACGACCTCGCGACGCACTTCGGCCTCGATCTCGGCGAGGACGCCGAACGGATCGACGCGCCGATCTCCGCAGTCTTCGGCGACGACTGGGAGTTCCTCAAGGACAACGTCGACGACTTACTCGACCGCATGACCTTCGACACGGACGAGGGCCCCGACCTGATCCCCGCCGACCCAGGCCTCGGCGGCGCCGACAACAACCTCGCCAACGTCCCCCTGGAGGACCGCTTCGACAAGCTCGACGACTTCGTCGACGACCTCGTCGCGCCCGAGTACGACCTCGTCATCTTCGACCTCCCCGGGAAGGAGGACAACATCGCCCTCAACGGGCTCTTCGCGGCCCGCGATGTCGTCGCGCCACTGAAGCCCGGCGCGTTCGAGCGCGACCAGCTCCGCAAGCTCGACGCGACGCTCGACGAAATCAGCGACGACCTCGACGTGGACCTCGGCCTGACGCTGGTCATCCCCACAATCATCAACCAAAGCGAGAACCTCTCCGAAGAGTTCGTCGCGTACGTGCGCGAAGAGTTCCCTGAGGT includes:
- a CDS encoding ParA family protein, which produces MVSVKRAATYVEKGGVGKTTSAAHIAVAAHEQGENVLLVDLAGTQNDLATHFGLDLGEDAERIDAPISAVFGDDWEFLKDNVDDLLDRMTFDTDEGPDLIPADPGLGGADNNLANVPLEDRFDKLDDFVDDLVAPEYDLVIFDLPGKEDNIALNGLFAARDVVAPLKPGAFERDQLRKLDATLDEISDDLDVDLGLTLVIPTIINQSENLSEEFVAYVREEFPEVVGHPVTKTADIGNNQDEGRTLYAVPDDELYSTGERARESYTANTEQLLDTLTER